One Cyprinus carpio isolate SPL01 chromosome B25, ASM1834038v1, whole genome shotgun sequence genomic region harbors:
- the duox gene encoding LOW QUALITY PROTEIN: dual oxidase 1 (The sequence of the model RefSeq protein was modified relative to this genomic sequence to represent the inferred CDS: substituted 1 base at 1 genomic stop codon) → MGSCDVLWRTLTALSVLCPAVGANSAITWEVQRYDGWYNNLADHDRGAADAALVRLFPAQYTDGVYLPRQEPHLPNPRQISNIATSGQSGLMSYRNRSVLSVAFGYHVWSEISESRRPGCPPEFMHIKVQKEDPVFGSNSSQPVLLQFQRAEWDPSTGNSPNNPRTQVNHVTAWIDGSSIYGSSSSWCDALRVFSRGLLASGSSQDMPRRSSSGYLMWSTPDPSTSPGSQELYEFGNAWANENIFTVTEGIIWFRYHNYLASKLHEEHPSWSDEELFQNARKKVIATFQNIAFYEWLPAFLGKPVTSYPGYQKYVDPGISAEFEAAAVRFGLTLAPPGVYKRNRTCHYKSAVNNDASKSPGLRLCNTFWNRNNPNLQSGQDVDELIMGMASQIAEREDNIIVEDLRDYMYGPLRFSRSDAVALTIQRGRDFGLPSYNQIRESLNMRPVNSWNEINPKLNNTQLLRELAELYENDTSRLDLFVGGLLESQEGPGPVFSTIILDQFERIRNADRFWFENKQNGLFTEEEIQAIRNTTFHDVLLDVTSAEEGDVQRNVFFWVNGDPCPQPQPITSSDLHPCTKASSMSYFDNSSQAGFGVTVVVLFLFPVVSYIVACVVARVRTARYKRFQKKLGGSTTDKKPAHETIAKEWLGHTTAPRQVALALNEKTVLQIFDENGSLLSSHSLSNQDHLNVLISNDHQHRALLLKIPKEYDLVLFFEDVGQRSKFLGHLRSELEGRVQSLTVKEMSEKEILRDAVTRAQREKIVETFFKHAFSKVLDIDKSDAGDLSTRTREALQCELTRVEFASVLGLKPDSLFVESMFTLADKDGNGYLSFQEFLDVIVIFMKGTPEDKSKLLFSMHDIKEDGFLSKEEFTSLLRSFIDISGSALSHSQAEDGIAAMLQAAGLDNKDSFSWEDFHFLLRDHSAQLNIKGMEVLGKKKIYCQERVYFIXLNSSSAVEELTHRPEGEQDQELRQRQIKKIEQSNPKVYVRPQRERYNRNPVQQWIQQFKRFIENYRRHIICIVIIYGITAGLALERCYHYGLQAHASGIPETSLVGVLVSRGSAAAISFLFPYMLLTVCRNLITMCRETFLNRYIPFDAAIDLHRHMAIAAVVLSVVHSLGHVVNVYIFCISDLSILACLFPKVFSNNGSELPMKWTFWFFKTVPGLTGVLLLLIFAFMYVFASHYFRRISFRGFWITHHLYVLVYVLTVIHGSYALLQEPRFHIYLIPPGLLFLLDKLISLNRKKVEIPVVKAELLPSDVTYLEFKRPQGFVYRSGQWVRIACLALGTDEYHPFTLTSAPHEETLSLHIRAVGPWTSKLREAYTPENLQEFGGYPKLYLDGPFGEGHQEWTDYEVSVLVGAGIGVTPFASILKDLVFKSSVKFKFHCKKVYFIWVTRTQRQFEWVSDIIREVEDMDAQGLVSVHIYITQLAEKFDLRTTMLYVCEQHFQKVWNRSLFTGLRSITHFGRPPFLAFLSSLQEVHPEVEKIGVFSCGPPGLTKNVEKACQQMNKRDQTHFVHHYENF, encoded by the exons ATGGGTTCATGTGATGTACTCTGGAGAACTTTAACTGCACTGTCTGTTCTTTGTCCAGCTGTTG GTGCCAATTCTGCCATTACCTGGGAAGTTCAAAGGTATGATGGGTGGTACAATAATTTGGCAGATCACGATCGAGGGGCTGCAG ATGCAGCACTGGTCCGTCTCTTTCCGGCACAGTACACCGATGGCGTTTATCTGCCCCGACAGGAACCACACCTGCCCAACCCCCGCCAGATAAGCAACATAGCCACGAGTGGCCAATCCGGTTTAATGTCCTACAGGAACAGAAGCGTTCTCTCTGTGGCCTTCG GTTACCATGTGTGGTCTGAGATCTCAGAATCCCGAAGACCTGGTTGCCCTCCTGAATTCATGCATATTAAAGTCCAAAAAGAAGATCCTGTCTTTGGCTCTAACTCTTCGCAACCGGTCCTGCTCCAGTTCCAGAGAGCAGAGTGGGATCCGAGCACAGGCAATAGTCCCAACAATCCTCGCACACAG GTGAATCACGTGACAGCATGGATAGATGGCAGCTCCATCTATGGATCGTCTAGCTCTTGGTGTGATGCCTTGAGAGTGTTTTCCAGAGGACTGCTGGCATCAGGCTCCTCACAGGACATGCCCCGGCGCAGCAGCAGCGGTTACCTCATGTGGAGCACGCCGGACCCCAGCACCAGCCCTGGCTCACAGGAGCTCTACG AGTTCGGGAATGCCTGGGCCAATGAGAACATCTTTACGGTCACTGAGGGAATTATTTGGTTTCGTTACCACAATTACCTGGCCTCCAAACTGCATGAGGAACACCCCTCTTGGTCAGACGAAGAGCTTTTCCAAAATGCCCGAAAGAAGGTTATTGCCACATTTCAG AATATAGCATTCTATGAGTGGCTGCCGGCCTTTCTGGGAAAACCAGTGACTTCCTATCCAG GTTATCAGAAATACGTTGATCCAGGGATCTCTGCTGAGTTTGAAGCTGCTGCTGTGAGGTTTGGACTGACTCTTGCTCCACCTGGTGTATATAAAAG AAACAGGACGTGTCACTACAAAAGTGCTGTGAACAACGATGCAAGTAAATCTCCTGGCCTGCGTTTATGCAACACCTTCTGGAACCGAAAT AATCCAAACCTGCAGTCCGGTCAGGATGTAGATGAGCTAATAATGGGCATGGCTTCTCAGATCGCTGAGCGAGAGGACAACATCATTGTGGAGGATTTGAGAG ACTACATGTACGGCCCCTTGCGGTTCTCGCGCTCTGACGCAGTGGCTTTGACCATCCAGAGGGGGCGTGATTTTGGGCTGCCCAGTTATAACCAGATCAGAGAGAGCCTTAACATGCGGCCCGTCAACAGCTGGAATGAGATCAACCCTAAACTGAATAACACACAG TTGTTAAGGGAGCTCGCAGAGTTATATGAGAATGATACCTCCAGACTAGATCTATTTGTGGGCGGCCTGCTAGAATCCCAGGAAGGACCGGGTCCAGTGTTTTCCACCATCATCCTGGACCAGTTTGAACGCATAAGAAATGCTGACCGCTTCTGGTTTGAGAACAAACAAAATGG GTTGTTCACTGAGGAGGAGATCCAAGCCATACGCAACACCACATTTCATGATGTCCTTCTGGACGTCACCAGTGCAGAGGAGGGGGACGTTCAAAGAAATGTCTTCTTCTGGGTGAACG GTGATCCCTGCCCCCAGCCTCAGCCAATCACATCCTCCGATCTTCACCCCTGTACAAAGGCCTCCTCTATGAGTTACTTTGACAACAGCAGCCAGGCTGGATTTGGCGTAACAGTGGTGGTGCTCTTCCTGTTTCCTGTTG TAAGCTACATTGTAGCGTGTGTCGTCGCTCGTGTCCGGACAGCCAGATACAAACGATTCCAAAAGAAGCTCGGAGGTTCCACCACAGACAAGAAACCTGCACATGAAACTATTG ccAAAGAGTGGTTAGGGCACACTACAGCACCCCGACAAGTAGCACTTGCGCTCAACGAGAAGACCGTACTCCAGATCTTTGATGAAAACGGGTCTCTTCTCAGTTCTCACAGCTTGAGCAACCAAGACCACCTCAATGTGTTAATATCCAATGACCATCAGCATCGTGCTCTGCTCTTGAAGATCCCCAAAGAGTATGATCTG GTTTTGTTCTTTGAGGATGTTGGCCAGAGGTCAAAGTTTCTGGGTCACCTGCGCTCTGAGCTGGAGGGCAGGGTTCAGAGTCTAACTGTAAAGGAAATGAGTGAGAAAGAGATTCTCAGAGATGCAGTGACCAGAGCACAGAGGGAGAAGATTGTGGAGACGTTCTTCAAGCACGCCTTTTCAAAG GTCTTGGACATTGATAAAAGTGATGCAGGAGACTTGAGCACTAGGACCAGAGAAGCTTTACAGTGTGAGCTCACACGAGTTGAATTCGCCAGCGTGCTCGGTCTGAAGCCTGACTCGCTCTTTGTGGAGTCCATGTTCACCCTGGCTGACAAGGACGGGAACGGATACCTTTCGTTTCAGGAGTTCCTGgatgttattgtcattttcatgAAAG GTACTCCCGAGGACAAGTCTAAGCTTCTGTTTTCAATGCATGACATTAAAGAAGATGGCTTCTTGTCCAAGGAAGAGTTCACTTCCTTACTCAG GTCTTTCATTGATATCTCTGGAAGTGCTTTATCTCACAGTCAGGCTGAGGATGGTATAGCAGCTATGCTTCAGGCAGCAGGTCTTGACAACAAAGATTCCTTCTCCTGGGAGGACTTTCACTTTCTGCTGCGAGACCATTCAGCTCAGCTCAATATTAAAG GCATGGAAGTACttggtaagaaaaaaatatactgtcaagagagagtatattttatttagttaaatag TTCTTCAGCCGTGGAAGAGCTTACTCACAGGCCTGAGGGGGAGCAAGACCAGGAACTTCGTCAAAGACAGATCAAGAA AATTGAACAAAGCAACCCAAAGGTGTATGTGAGGCCTCAGAGAGAACGCTACAATAGAAACCCAGTGCAGCAATGGATCCAGCAGTTCAAACGCTTCATAGAAAACTACAGAAGACACATCATTTGCATAGTCATCATATATGGGATCACAGCTGGACTAGCACTGGAAAGATGCTACC ATTATGGCTTACAGGCCCACGCCAGTGGCATCCCAGAGACCTCCTTGGTGGGTGTGCTCGTGTCTCGCGGTTCTGCAGCCGCCATCTCCTTCCTGTTTCCCTACATGCTCCTCACTGTGTGCCGTAACCTGATAACCATGTGCAGGGAGACTTTTCTTAACAGATACATCCCATTCGATGCGGCCATCGACCTTCACCGTCACATGGCTATAGCTGCTGTTGTCCTCTCAG TTGTTCACAGTTTGGGTCATGTGGTCAACGTTTACATTTTCTGCATCAGTGACCTCAGCATTCTTGCCTGCCTGTTTCCTAAAGTGTTCTCCAACAATGG GTCTGAGCTTCCAATGAAATGGACCTTCTGGTTTTTCAAGACAGTTCCTG gtCTCACTGGAGTTCTTTTGCTGTTGATTTTCGCCTTTATGTATGTCTTCGCCTCGCACTATTTCAGACGCATCAGCTTTAGAGGATTCTGGATCACACACCACCTATATGTGCTCGTCTATGTCCTG ACTGTGATTCACGGCAGCTACGCCCTCCTCCAGGAGCCCCGCTTCCACATCTACCTGATCCCCCCTGGCCTCCTCTTCCTCCTAGACAAGCTCATCAGCCTCAACAGGAAGAAGGTGGAGATCCCAGTGGTGAAAGCCGAGCTGCTGCCCTCAG ATGTAACTTACCTGGAGTTTAAGCGTCCACAAGGTTTTGTCTATCGCTCGGGACAGTGGGTACGTATTGCGTGCCTGGCGCTGGGCACAGATGAGTACCATCCTTTCACCCTGACCTCCGCACCACATGAGGAGACCCTCAGCCTTCATATCCGTGCAGTAGGACCCTGGACCAGCAAACTCCGAGAGGCCTACACCCCTGAGAATCTCCAGGAGTTTGGAGGATATCCAAAG CTGTATCTGGATGGGCCATTTGGGGAGGGCCATCAGGAATGGACAGACTATGAGGTGTCAGTATTGGTGGGCGCTGGGATTGGAGTCACACCCTTTGCTTCCATCTTAAAAGACCTGGTGTTCAAATCTTCAGTCAAGTTCAAATTTCACTGCAAAAAG GTGTATTTTATCTGGGTGACACGGACTCAGCGTCAGTTCGAGTGGGTGTCTGACATCATAAGAGAGGTGGAGGACATGGACGCTCAGGGGCTGGTGTCAGTGCACATCTACATCACACAGTTGGCTGAGAAATTCGATCTTCGCACCACCATGCTG tATGTCTGTGAGCAGCACTTTCAGAAGGTGTGGAACAGGAGTCTGTTCACTGGCCTGCGCTCCATCACACACTTCGGCCGCCCACCCTTTTTGGCTTTTCTCAGTTCGCTACAGGAAGTTCATCCAGAG GTGGAGAAGATCGGCGTGTTTAGCTGTGGTCCTCCCGGTCTGACTAAGAATGTTGAGAAGGCCTGCCAGCAAATGAACAAACGCGACCAGACACATTTTGTTCACCACTATGAGAACTTCTAG